In one window of Gadus chalcogrammus isolate NIFS_2021 chromosome 12, NIFS_Gcha_1.0, whole genome shotgun sequence DNA:
- the zranb2 gene encoding zinc finger Ran-binding domain-containing protein 2 isoform X2 — MSTSGTKTFRVSDGDWVCPDKKCGNVNFARRTSCNRCGGEKTTEAKMMKAGGTEIGKTLAEKSRGLFSANDWQCKTCGNVNWARRSECNMCNTPKFAKLEERTGYGGGFNERENVEYIEREDSDGEYDEFGRKKKKFRGKPGSEPAKKEPAKKPPAKVEEEDDDDDEDEEEGDLSKYKLDDDDDDDEDGDLSKYDLDASEDEAKEGAKAEQDVKEVRKEGEKEDDKEDDKDKASPTASSRSRSSSRSSSSSSRSRSRSRSRSSSSSRSGSGSRSASRSSSRSRKGSSPGRGSAHSRSSTPKRSQSPKRRSQSPEAGRKRSRSPEAGRKRSRSRSSSAGRKHRCSRTQSSERRRGHSSGSSHSGSSSKKKSV, encoded by the exons atgtcGACGTCGGGAACAAAGACCTTTCGGGTCAGCGATGGGGATTGGGTTTGCCCTGATAAGAA ATGTGGAAACGTGAACTTCGCAAGGAGAACCAGTTGCAACAGATGCGGTGGAG AGAAAACAACAGAAGCGAAGATGATGAAAGCAGGAGGCACTGAGATTGGGAAAACTCTTGCAGAGAAGAGTAGAGGTCTCTTCAGTGCAAACGACTGGCAGTGTAAAAC GTGTGGCAACGTCAACTGGGCCAGGCGGTCTGAGTGCAACATGTGCAACACGCCCAAATTCGCCAAGCTTGAGGAGAGAACGG GCTATGGCGGTGGTTTCAACGAGAGGGAGAACGTTGAGTACATCGAAAGGGAAGATTCTGATGGGGAATATGATGAG TTTGGccggaaaaagaaaaagttccGCGGCAAACCCGGCAGCGAACCGGCAAAAAAAGAGCCCGCAAAGAAACCTCCCGCGAAGGTcgaggaggaagacgacgacgatgacgaagacgaggaggaaggagacctTTCAAAATACAAACTGGAT gacgacgacgatgatgatgaagacggAGACCTGTCCAAGTACGACCTGGACGCCAGCGAGGATGAGGCCAAGGAGGGGGCGAAGGCCGAGCAggatgtgaaggaagtgagaaaggagggggagaaggaggacgatAAGGAGGACGATAAGGACAAGGCCAGTCCCACGGCCTCGTCCCGTTCACGCTCCTCCTCGCGCTCGTCTAGCTCCAGTTCTCGGTCGAGGTCCAG GTCCCGTTCTCGGAGCTCCTCCAGTTCCCGGTCTGGGTCCGGCTCCCGGTCTGCTTCCAG ATCCAGCTCCCGGTCGAGGAAGGGATCCTCTCCCGGGCGGGGCTCCGCCCACTCCCGGTCGTCCACGCCCAAGCGCAGCCAGTCGCCCAAGCGGCGCAGCCAGTCGCCCGAGGCGGGGCGCAAGCGTAGCCGGTCGCCCGAGGCGGGGCGCAAGCGTAGCCGCTCCAGGTCCTCGTCCGCGGGGAGGAAGCACAGGTGCTCACGGACCCAGTCGTCTGAAAG ACGCCGTGGACATTCCTCCGGATCCTCTCACTCGGGCTCCAGTTCAAAAAAGAAATCGGTTTAG
- the ptger3 gene encoding prostaglandin E2 receptor EP3 subtype — MTSDNCDSLEAQQNIGEMLNSNVSKHLREGNGTNSGSCSSVSVGYPITMMLTGMVGNSLALILVYFSYKKKENIRKRSFLLCIGSLALTDLFGQLLTSPIVISVYQAGLKWESIDPSGNLCAFFGVCMTTFGLCSLFMASVMAIERALAITNPHWYSNHMKTSVTKQTLVIIWCLVLVFALLPIVGVGKYTLQWPGTWCFISTGDRDVPGNMFFSITFALLGIFSLLVTFSCNVATIRGLVIRCRNKSGTAQSSKQWERLTTETVIQLLGIMCVLLICWSPLLVLMLRMISTQTSSHHCKQDSSSSSSSSSSSSSSSSSSSSSVFSSTSSLAPGRDLDCNFFLMAIRLASLNQILDPWVYLLLREIMLRKFCMVANAMSNCSVERHNENQVALTALHKEVSPEADHLQKQQTE; from the exons ATGACCTCCGACAATTGTGATTCTCTCGAGGCTCAGCAGAACATCGGAGAAATGTTGAATTCCAACGTCTCCAAACATTTACGCGAAGGCAATGGCACCAACAGTGGCTCTTGTAGCTCGGTGTCCGTTGGATATCCAATTACTATGATGCTCACGGGCATGGTGGGCAACTCTCTAGCTCTTATCCTGGTGTATTTCTCTTACAAAAAGAAGGAAAATATAAGGAAAAGGTCGTTTTTGCTTTGTATTGGCTCGTTGGCGCTGACCGATCTCTTTGGGCAGCTTCTGACCAGTCCGATCGTCATATCAGTTTACCAGGCGGGCCTCAAGTGGGAGAGCATCGACCCGTCTGGCAACTTGTGCGCGTTTTTCGGTGTGTGCATGACCACTTTCGGTCTCTGTTCTCTTTTTATGGCCAGCGTAATGGCCATTGAGAGGGCCCTGGCGATCACCAATCCACACTGGTACTCCAACCACATGAAGACAAGTGTCACCAAACAGACCCTGGTGATCATCTGGTGTCTGGTCTTGGTCTTCGCTCTGCTGCCCATCGTAGGGGTCGGCAAATACACTTTGCAGTGGCCAGGAACTTGGTGCTTCATAAGCACGGGGGACAGGGATGTTCCCGGTAACATGTTTTTCTCCATTACTTTCGCGCTACTAGGGATCTTCTCTCTGCTTGTGACTTTCTCCTGCAATGTGGCCACCATCCGGGGGCTGGTCATACGCTGCAGGAACAAGTCTGGCACGGCCCAGTCCTCCAAGCAGTGGGAACGACTCACCACGGAGACCGTCATCCAACTGTTGGGGATTATGTGCGTCCTGCTAATTTGCTGGTCTCCCTTGCTG GTGCTAATGCTGCGGATGATCTCAACCCAGACCTCATCCCATCACTGCAAGcaagactcctcctcctcctcctcctcctcctcttcctcttcctcttcctcctcctcctcctcctcctctgtgttctcatccacctcctccttagCCCCGGGTCGAGACCTGGATTGCAACTTCTTCCTCATGGCCATCCGCCTGGCCTCGCTCAACCAGATCCTAGACCCCTGGGTGTACCTGCTGCTCCGGGAGATCATGCTGCGCAAGTTCTGCATGGTGGCCAACGCCATGTCTAACTGCTCCGTCGAGAGACACAACGAGAACCAGGTGGCCCTGACCGCCCTCCACAAGGAGGTCTCGCCGGAGGCGGACCACCTCCAGAAGCAGCAGACGGAGTAG
- the zranb2 gene encoding zinc finger Ran-binding domain-containing protein 2 isoform X1, with translation MSTSGTKTFRVSDGDWVCPDKKCGNVNFARRTSCNRCGGVSTLAEKTTEAKMMKAGGTEIGKTLAEKSRGLFSANDWQCKTCGNVNWARRSECNMCNTPKFAKLEERTGYGGGFNERENVEYIEREDSDGEYDEFGRKKKKFRGKPGSEPAKKEPAKKPPAKVEEEDDDDDEDEEEGDLSKYKLDDDDDDDEDGDLSKYDLDASEDEAKEGAKAEQDVKEVRKEGEKEDDKEDDKDKASPTASSRSRSSSRSSSSSSRSRSRSRSRSSSSSRSGSGSRSASRSSSRSRKGSSPGRGSAHSRSSTPKRSQSPKRRSQSPEAGRKRSRSPEAGRKRSRSRSSSAGRKHRCSRTQSSERRRGHSSGSSHSGSSSKKKSV, from the exons atgtcGACGTCGGGAACAAAGACCTTTCGGGTCAGCGATGGGGATTGGGTTTGCCCTGATAAGAA ATGTGGAAACGTGAACTTCGCAAGGAGAACCAGTTGCAACAGATGCGGTGGAG TTTCTACTCTGGCAGAGAAAACAACAGAAGCGAAGATGATGAAAGCAGGAGGCACTGAGATTGGGAAAACTCTTGCAGAGAAGAGTAGAGGTCTCTTCAGTGCAAACGACTGGCAGTGTAAAAC GTGTGGCAACGTCAACTGGGCCAGGCGGTCTGAGTGCAACATGTGCAACACGCCCAAATTCGCCAAGCTTGAGGAGAGAACGG GCTATGGCGGTGGTTTCAACGAGAGGGAGAACGTTGAGTACATCGAAAGGGAAGATTCTGATGGGGAATATGATGAG TTTGGccggaaaaagaaaaagttccGCGGCAAACCCGGCAGCGAACCGGCAAAAAAAGAGCCCGCAAAGAAACCTCCCGCGAAGGTcgaggaggaagacgacgacgatgacgaagacgaggaggaaggagacctTTCAAAATACAAACTGGAT gacgacgacgatgatgatgaagacggAGACCTGTCCAAGTACGACCTGGACGCCAGCGAGGATGAGGCCAAGGAGGGGGCGAAGGCCGAGCAggatgtgaaggaagtgagaaaggagggggagaaggaggacgatAAGGAGGACGATAAGGACAAGGCCAGTCCCACGGCCTCGTCCCGTTCACGCTCCTCCTCGCGCTCGTCTAGCTCCAGTTCTCGGTCGAGGTCCAG GTCCCGTTCTCGGAGCTCCTCCAGTTCCCGGTCTGGGTCCGGCTCCCGGTCTGCTTCCAG ATCCAGCTCCCGGTCGAGGAAGGGATCCTCTCCCGGGCGGGGCTCCGCCCACTCCCGGTCGTCCACGCCCAAGCGCAGCCAGTCGCCCAAGCGGCGCAGCCAGTCGCCCGAGGCGGGGCGCAAGCGTAGCCGGTCGCCCGAGGCGGGGCGCAAGCGTAGCCGCTCCAGGTCCTCGTCCGCGGGGAGGAAGCACAGGTGCTCACGGACCCAGTCGTCTGAAAG ACGCCGTGGACATTCCTCCGGATCCTCTCACTCGGGCTCCAGTTCAAAAAAGAAATCGGTTTAG